In the Brassica napus cultivar Da-Ae chromosome A7, Da-Ae, whole genome shotgun sequence genome, one interval contains:
- the LOC106357908 gene encoding uncharacterized protein LOC106357908 has protein sequence MDLQPEELQFLTIPQLVQESISIKKRSPRTFYLITLSLIFPLSFAILAHSLFTQPILSKLSSSDPPNSDRSRHDWTVLLIFEFSYLIFLFAFSLLSTAAVVFTVASLYTGKTVSFSSTISAIPKVFKRLLITFLWVALLMFAYNAVFFVFLVILFIALDMNSVGLAVIAGVIISVLYFVVHVYFTALWHLGSVISVLEPVYGLAAMRKAYELLKGKAKMAMGLVFVYLFVCALIGGTFGSIVVHGGGKFGTLTRTLVGGLLVGVLVMVNLVGLLVQSVFYYVCKSYHHQTIDKTALYDHLGGYLGDYVPLKSNIQLENLDM, from the coding sequence ATGGATCTGCAGCCAGAAGAACTCCAGTTCTTGACGATCCCTCAACTAGTTCAAGAATCCATCTCAATCAAGAAACGATCTCCAAGAACCTTCTACCTCATCACCCTCTCCCTCATCTTCCCTCTCTCCTTCGCCATCCTCGCTCACTCCCTCTTCACTCAGCCCATTCTCTCCAAGCTCTCCTCCTCCGACCCACCTAACTCCGATCGCTCCCGCCACGACTGGACCGTGCTCCTCATCTTCGAGTTCAGCTACCTCATCTTCCTCTTCGccttctctctcctctcaaCCGCCGCCGTAGTCTTCACCGTTGCTTCTCTCTACACCGGCAAAACAGTCTCCTTCTCCTCCACCATCTCCGCCATCCCCAAAGTCTTTAAACGCCTCTTGATCACTTTCCTTTGGGTTGCTCTCTTGATGTTCGCTTACAACGCTGTCTTCTTTGTTTTCCTAGTGATACTATTCATAGCTCTCGATATGAACAGTGTAGGCTTAGCGGTCATCGCTGGAGTTATAATCTCTGTTCTTTACTTTGTTGTTCATGTCTATTTCACTGCCCTATGGCATCTAGGTAGTGTGATCTCTGTTCTTGAGCCTGTTTATGGACTTGCTGCCATGAGAAAAGCTTATGAGCTTCTTAAGGGGAAGGCTAAGATGGCTATGGGGTTGGTCTTTGTTTACCTTTTTGTCTGTGCATTAATTGGAGGTACTTTTGGATCGATTGTGGTTCATGGAGGAGGGAAGTTTGGGACTTTGACTAGGACCCTTGTTGGTGGGTTGCTTGTTGGTGTTCTTGTGATGGTGAATTTGGTGGGTTTGTTGGTTCAGAGTGTGTTTTATTACGTTTGCAAGAGTTATCATCACCAGACTATTGATAAGACGGCTTTGTATGATCATCTTGGTGGGTATCTTGGAGATTATGTGCCTCTTAAGAGCAACATTCAGTTGGAGAATTTAGACATGTGA